The Dehalococcoidia bacterium genome has a segment encoding these proteins:
- a CDS encoding thiolase family protein — protein sequence MKLRNAVIVDACRSAFGRGGRGSLVATRLDEAGATVLRALLDRNPKVTDRMIEDIGLGNVAGAGELAGIGADTVAHLAGLPHELSAFDTNRQCGSSMETLHRVAQGIMLGAIDTGISLGIERMGRQLGGGGGGAPRTRITEFNPRRMQMSREQRDMAPDHDQIFSVKFPDYILDAPPVTSMTQTAQNVAETYNLSREAMDEFAVGSHKKTVAAYERGFYKDEIIPLEVELPVFDDQGNWLEKEHGKKVTFDRDECVRPGTNMEALSQLKTVNGIQSYGGQELRITAGNSCPTNDGITAVLMMSEEKALELGLEPMARIVGFGVAGVKPQLMGIGPIPSTLRALKHAGITADQIDRVEFNEAFAAQVIPSCHDLGIPLERVNVNGGAIAIGHPLGATGARLVGTLAREMRNSNSRYGLATQCIGAGMGISTILERA from the coding sequence ATGAAACTCAGGAACGCCGTGATCGTGGATGCCTGCCGTTCGGCCTTCGGGCGCGGCGGGCGCGGCTCGCTCGTGGCCACCCGCCTCGACGAAGCGGGCGCGACCGTGCTGCGGGCGCTGCTCGACCGCAACCCCAAAGTCACTGACCGCATGATCGAGGACATCGGCCTGGGCAACGTGGCCGGCGCCGGCGAGCTGGCGGGCATCGGCGCGGACACCGTCGCGCACCTGGCTGGTCTGCCGCACGAGCTTTCCGCCTTCGACACCAACCGCCAGTGCGGCTCCTCGATGGAGACGCTGCACCGCGTGGCGCAGGGCATCATGCTGGGCGCGATCGACACGGGCATCTCGCTCGGCATCGAGCGCATGGGCCGGCAGCTCGGCGGCGGCGGGGGCGGCGCCCCGCGCACGCGCATCACCGAGTTCAACCCGCGCCGCATGCAGATGTCGCGCGAGCAGCGCGACATGGCGCCCGACCACGACCAGATCTTCTCCGTCAAGTTCCCCGACTACATCCTCGACGCGCCGCCCGTCACCTCGATGACGCAGACGGCGCAGAACGTGGCCGAGACCTACAACCTCTCGCGCGAGGCGATGGACGAGTTCGCCGTCGGCAGCCACAAAAAGACCGTGGCCGCCTACGAGCGCGGCTTCTACAAGGACGAGATCATCCCGCTCGAGGTCGAGCTGCCGGTCTTCGACGACCAGGGCAACTGGCTGGAGAAGGAGCACGGCAAGAAGGTCACCTTCGACCGCGACGAGTGCGTCCGCCCCGGCACCAACATGGAGGCGCTGAGCCAGCTCAAGACCGTCAACGGCATCCAGAGCTACGGCGGCCAGGAGCTGCGCATCACCGCCGGCAACTCCTGCCCGACGAACGACGGCATCACCGCCGTGCTGATGATGAGCGAGGAGAAGGCGCTGGAGTTGGGGCTGGAGCCGATGGCGCGCATCGTCGGCTTCGGTGTAGCCGGCGTGAAGCCGCAGCTGATGGGTATCGGGCCGATCCCTTCGACGCTGAGGGCGCTGAAGCACGCCGGCATCACCGCGGACCAGATCGACCGCGTGGAGTTCAACGAGGCGTTCGCCGCGCAGGTGATCCCCTCCTGCCACGACCTCGGCATTCCGCTGGAGCGGGTCAACGTGAACGGCGGCGCGATCGCCATCGGCCACCCGCTGGGCGCCACCGGCGCGCGGCTGGTGGGCACGCTGGCGCGCGAGATGCGCAACTCCAACAGCCGCTACGGCCTGGCGACGCAGTGCATCGGCGCCGGCATGGGCATCTCCACGATCCTCGAGCGCGCGTAG
- the hisH gene encoding imidazole glycerol phosphate synthase subunit HisH yields the protein MGTGVVVVDHGAGNLRSVLRAIERVGWRPLLSTRPEDVLGADALILPGQGAAGDTMRHLRACGLVEPVQQYIAGGRPFLGVCIGLQTLMTFSEEHGRQDCLDVVPGRVRRLRGGDGLKIPHMGWNTVRQARPHFIFRGIPDESYFYFVHSFVVEPDDGIVTLGVTDYGEPFPAMIARENIVATQFHPEKSGEHGLRIYANFLREALGGGAK from the coding sequence GTGGGTACGGGTGTTGTCGTCGTCGATCACGGCGCAGGCAATCTGCGTAGTGTGCTGCGCGCGATCGAGCGCGTGGGCTGGCGGCCGCTGCTCTCCACCCGGCCCGAGGACGTGCTTGGGGCCGATGCGCTGATCCTGCCGGGCCAGGGCGCGGCGGGTGACACCATGCGCCATCTGCGCGCCTGCGGCCTGGTCGAGCCGGTGCAGCAGTACATCGCCGGCGGCCGGCCGTTCCTCGGCGTCTGCATCGGCCTGCAAACGCTGATGACCTTCTCCGAGGAGCACGGGCGGCAGGACTGCCTGGACGTCGTGCCGGGCCGCGTGCGGCGGCTGCGCGGCGGCGACGGCCTCAAGATTCCGCACATGGGCTGGAACACCGTGCGCCAGGCGCGTCCGCATTTCATCTTCCGCGGCATTCCCGACGAATCGTACTTCTACTTCGTGCACTCGTTCGTCGTTGAGCCTGATGACGGCATAGTCACGCTTGGAGTCACCGACTACGGCGAGCCGTTCCCCGCCATGATCGCGCGGGAAAACATCGTCGCCACGCAGTTCCACCCGGAGAAGAGCGGCGAGCACGGCCTGCGCATCTACGCCAACTTCTTGCGCGAGGCGCTGGGCGGGGGCGCGAAATAG